The following coding sequences lie in one Yamadazyma tenuis chromosome 3, complete sequence genomic window:
- the RRP45 gene encoding 3'-5'-exoribonuclease (BUSCO:EOG09264398; COG:J; EggNog:ENOG503NUU4), with the protein MKSNDISINETKYIIESLKQGTRLDGRKLDEIRKPEVVLGDNGYVELGWGQTKVVIKTSSEIVKPFEDRPNEGLLVINNELSPMASIKFDERSVDEVMINRIIEKSIRKSNALDLEGLCIKTGEKVWLIRVDLSIINFDGNLIDSCCFGSIISLIHFKLPNYSLDTNGNIKVYNLDEKPPISLSVLHIPITLSISFFNPLNDEENLKSNNNYEISVFDATMKEELVRDSYLVVSVNSNKELIQLTKLGGIPIDSVELVNLCQRCYAYAEELTELIKTTVKRKEEEEFKRLNLRLLKSVDTR; encoded by the coding sequence ATGAAGTCGAACGATATCTCCATCAACGAAACCAAATATATCATAGAGTCTTTAAAGCAAGGAACAAGGCTAGATGGGCGAAAGTTGGATGAGATACGTAAACCTGAGGTGGTACTTGGTGACAATGGATACGTTGAGCTTGGGTGGGGTCAAACGAAGGTGGTGATCAAAACATCGAGTGAAATTGTAAAGCCTTTCGAAGACAGGCCGAATGAAGGACTTTTGGTGATTAATAACGAGTTGTCCCCAATGGCATCAATAAAGTTCGACGAAAGAAGTGTGGATGAGGTAATGATCAACCGTATAATTGAAAAGTCAATCAGAAAATCAAATGCACTCGACTTGGAAGGATTGTGCATCAAGACAGGAGAAAAAGTATGGCTTATCAGAGTGGACCTAAGTATCATCAACTTCGATGGAAACTTGATCGACTCTTGCTGTTTTGGAAGTATTATAAGTTTGATCCACTTCAAGTTACCCAACTACTCGTTGGATACCAACGGTAATATCAAGGTGTATAATTTGGATGAGAAACCACCCATTAGTTTGAGTGTTTTGCATATTCCTATCACGCTAAGCATTCTGTTTTTCAACCCTTTGaacgatgaagaaaacttgaagagtaACAACAACTATGAGATATCGGTTTTCGATGCTACCATGAAAGAAGAGCTTGTGAGAGACAGTTATTTGGTTGTATCTGTAAACAGCAATAAGGAGTTGATTCAGTTGACCAAATTAGGAGGAATTCCCATTGATTCAGTCGAGTTGGTAAACTTGTGCCAAAGGTGCTATGCGTACGCGGAGGAGTTGACTGAGTTAATTAAAACGACAGTGAAGAggaaggaagaagaagagttcaagagattgaaTTTGAGACTTCTTAAGAGTGTTGATACCCGATAA
- the CSH1 gene encoding CSG1/SUR1-like protein (CAZy:GT32; EggNog:ENOG503NUR1; COG:M), with the protein MRKELKYLIGAHVVIVVYLIWYLFDLITLLHDDSFADALLDVELNPADGVITKPLLIPKIIHQTYKDNHIPENWKSGQQACINLHPDYQYILWTDEMARDFIAETYPWFLQTWDKYKYPIQRADAIRYFVLVHFGGVYIDLDDGCERRLDPLMTVSGFVRKTLPTGISNDVMGAVPNHPFFLKVIDSLKNYQKNWLVPYITIMYSTGPLFLSVMWKQYKRWGVPEAGKIRILMPNNYKTNAYSFFAISPGSSWHLDDAKFIKELANHIALAVFGGFCIVLAFLLIEYWIYNLLISSSKIKAKVTKWLHAKKITRKRKDSNLNVYKEQV; encoded by the coding sequence ATGAGgaaagaattgaaataTCTCATTGGCGCCCATGTGGTCATTGTCGTCTATCTCATATGGTACTTGTTCGACTTGATCACCTTGTTGCACGACGACTCATTCGCAGATGCTTTATTGGACGTGGAACTCAACCCTGCTGATGGagtcatcaccaaaccGCTTCTCATTCCCAAAATCATCCATCAGACCTACAAAGACAACCACATTCCTGAGAACTGGAAACTGGGCCAACAAGCATGTATTAATTTACACCCCGACTACCAATATATTCTCTGGACCGACGAGATGGCCAGAGACTTCATTGCTGAAACATATCCCTGGTTCTTACAAACTTGGGACAAGTACAAGTATCCGATCCAGAGAGCTGATGCCATCCGATACTTTGTCTTGGTGCACTTTGGAGGTGTTTAtattgacttggatgatgGGTGTGAAAGACGCTTGGATCCGTTGATGACAGTGTCGGGCTTTGTACGTAAGACTCTCCCCACTGGGATTTCCAACGATGTTATGGGGGCCGTTCCCAACCATccatttttcttgaaggtgatcGACAGCTTAAAGAATTACCAGAAGAACTGGTTGGTACCGTATATTACCATCATGTACTCCACCGGGCCATTGTTTCTCTCGGTGATGTGGAAACAGTACAAGAGATGGGGGGTACCAGAGGCTGGGAAGATCCGCATCTTGATGCCTAACAACTACAAAACCAATGCCTACTCTTTTTTCGCTATTAGTCCTGGAAGCTCATGGCATTTGGACGATGCAAAGTTTATAAAAGAGTTGGCCAATCACATTGCTTTGGCAGTCTTTGGCGGGTTTTGTATTGTGTTGGCATTTTTATTAATCGAATACTGGATCtacaacttgttgatttccagCTCTAAAATCAAAGCCAAAGTCACCAAGTGGTTGCACGCCAAGAAGATCACCAGAAAGAGGAAAGATTCCAACTTAAACGTTTATAAAGAACAGGTTTAA
- a CDS encoding uncharacterized protein (EggNog:ENOG503NUW6; COG:I), with product MSVSTTGKVIFTTNKGPIEIEVFAKEIALVRNFLKHCLHGQLLGGQLVYSDNEMVSCSCEVPEFKVIKHNRIRLGKGTVGITATQLIINLNEDILDIPEFTIVGKISGPSIYTLEKVKNREFETVISKVDVPVPYYAELDEAKIKVREATTDSKPKEVIKKSTKKRKVKLSYEEEVEEDVTFKMKSIYDVKKSNETPTPEPTATATTESTTEAATETTTDTAEATEITTTSPEPAPTSPNPISPGDAAPSPIPQPIGASLQVDPAAPQISPSPTSVRFDAKNIDSYCDIPMSTLRSHQLHISDLYSFHPPQLPMYLNPYFDVNILDNALEQPYVKLSIPLPHEFNGSSGSYIDMPNNAPMEKNWSILLNFIDFFTAIDVKSIYDKNEYYFSVNKFNTKFIDSLHEFMDDKLELSDEYLDELIYKLIDQELNLNLITSKQLPDRYREVKKFMVDYYKAENQKNFPLFGNSNNFIKICYITVIKVLKSMFPDGIWCNNLEISRLYQQYLKDPMSIIYLPCHKSHVDYIILHILNIRFQLSTPVVIAGENLNVAVFGKFLKKLGAIFIKRSFNNELYTEKNLTNLLEFFVLNNVNIEVFIEGTRSRDGKLLLPKYGVLKILQQIYDSTKKDMILQPLSITYERIYETDGYLKELIGKDKKQESFLGIIKNGLVNLFGGEVEHNINKIIEQRLEYDNIPLKLNGKIFIKFGQNFHLSACNGNLKQMGFKTLHEVNSINYLPEIAIVGAVIQLYSYLHPTEKIIPMANILRIWPVVIGIVKNQVHPSNESNITILSYLQGLKNDEVIYLIKYQIIKFLKFIKVDTKSNDIIINNSIELLYYKNLSIHLLITKSIISFGILHSNSKTIEELSKVTRTIKTLLKSEFLFDYSPNERDEFTVVINELIESCKIDKDLKVLDKPGLELLESLVYPFIKSYMICTTNIIEFMEPHAQISEELLINDQLNDFPDTKKLLKSIQKNAHTLDYESINKQYLLSCLYYLNHLGLIKIFKNKSKTVAYVKIENKKDLDMLNEFLQTLFNQEEHTLDMDYMVDIIDKTTTRAIKL from the exons ATGTCAGTGAGTACCACAGGAAAGGTGATtttcaccacaaacaaaggCCCCATAGAAATAGAGGtatttgccaaagaaatagCCCTCGTACGAAACTTCCTTAAACACTGTCTTCATGGTCAATTGTTAGGAGGACAGCTTGTCTACAGTGATAATGAGATGGTGAGCTGCTCCTGTGAAGTGCCAGAATTCAAAGTTATCAAACACAACAGAATACGACTTGGTAAAGGAACAGTTGGTATAACTGCAACACAACTTATCATTAACCTTAATGAAgatattcttgatattCCAGAGTTTACCATCGTAGGTAAGATCCTGGGCCCGTCGATCTACACACTTGAGAAGGTGAAAAACCGGGAGTTTGAGACAGTGATTCTGAAAGTTGATGTGCCTGTGCCATACTATGCGGAACTCGATGAAGCGAAGATAAAGGTCAGAGAAGCTACAACAGATTCGAAGCCCAAAGAAgtcatcaagaaactgacgaaaaagagaaaggtGAAATTGTCGTACGAGGAAGAAGTCGAAGAGGATGTcaccttcaagatgaagagtATTTATGATGTGAAGAAACTGAATGAGACCCCAACCCCAGAGCCTACTGCAACAGCCACCACGGAGTCCACTACGGAAGCTGCCACCGAAACCACCACGGACACCGCAGAAGCGACGGAAATAACCACTACATCCCCGGAACCCGCCCCTACATCCCCAAATCCTATATCCCCAGGTGACGCCGCACCTCTGCCAATTCCCCAGCCGATTGGTGCATCCCTCCAGGTAGATCCTGCCGCACCTCAAATTTCGCCTTCCCCCACATCTGTTCGGTTTGACGCCAAAAATATCGATTCCTACTGTGACATTCCCATGTCCACTCTAAGATCCCATCA GTTACACATTTCTGACCTTTATTCGTTCCACCCTCCACAATTGCCAATGTATTTAAATCCGTACTTTGATGTCAATATCCTCGATAATGCGTTGGAGCAGCCGTATGTTAAGCTCCTGATTCCTCTCCCCCATGAATTCAATGGCTCCTCAGGCAGTTATATCGACATGCCCAATAATGCTCCCATGGAGAAAAATTGGAGCATATTGCTAAACTTTattgatttcttcacaGCCATCGACGTCAAGTCAATCTACGATAAAAATGAATACTACTTCTCGGTCAATAAATTCAAtaccaagttcattgaCAGTTTACATGAATTTATGGATGATAAATTAGAGCTCTCGGACGAGTATCTCGATGAGTTGATCtacaagttgattgacCAGGAATTGAATCTCAATTTAATCACTTCAAAGCAATTGCCAGATAGATATAGAGAAgtgaagaagttcatgGTTGACTATTACAAGGCggaaaaccaaaagaatttCCCGCTTTTTGGCAACTCCAATAATTTCATTAAAATCTGCTACATCACGGTTatcaaggtgttgaaatcaatgttCCCTGACGGAATCTGGTGtaacaacttggaaatcagtCGGTTGTATCAACAGTATTTGAAGGATCCCATGTCGATTATATACTTGCCGTGCCATAAGTCCCACGTCGACTATATCATTTTGCACATATTGAACATTCGGTTCCAATTATCTACCCCCGTAGTTATTGCTGGTGAGAACTTGAATGTTGCTGTGTTTGggaaattcttgaagaaacttggGGcaattttcatcaaaagaagtttcaacaatgaaTTGTATACggagaagaacttgaccaacttgttggaattTTTTGTGTTGAACAATGTCAATATCGAGGTGTTTATTGAAGGGACCAGATCAAGAGATGGTAAATTATTACTTCCCAAGTACGGAGTGTTGAAAATATTACAGCAGATCTACGATTCGACGAAAAAGGATatgattttgcagccattgaGTATAACTTATGAAAGAATCTACGAGACAGACGGgtacttgaaggagttgatcGGCAAGGACAAGAAACAGGAGAGTTTCTTGGggatcatcaagaatggaTTGGTCAACTTATTTGGTGGTGAGGTGGAGCATaatatcaacaagattattgaacaaagaTTGGAGTACGACAATATcccattgaagttgaacggTAAAATCTTTATTAAGTTTGGACAAAATTTCCACCTTTCAGCCTGTAACGGTAACTTGAAGCAAATGGGATTCAAAACATTGCATGAAGTCAACCTGATAAACTATTTACCAGAAATCGCCATTGTTGGAGCCGTGATCCAATTGTATTCTTATTTGCACCCAACTGAAAAAATAATACCTATGGCCAATATCTTGAGAATATGGCCTGTTGTTATTGGCATTGTGAAGAACCAGGTGCACCCATCCAACGAGTCCAATATAACCATTTTGAGTTATTTACAAGGCTTGAAGAATGACGAAGTGATttacttgatcaagtaccagatcatcaagttcttaaaGTTCATTAAGGTGGATACGAAAAGTAACGATataatcatcaacaactcaaTCGAATTGTTGTACTACAAGAACTTATCCATCCACCTATTGATCACTAAATCGATCATCAGTTTCGGAATCTTACATTCAAATTCTAAGACCATTGAGGAGTTGTCAAAGGTCACTCGCACCATTAAGACATTGCTCAAAAGCGAGTTTCTCTTTGACTACAGTCCCAATGAACGGGACGAGTTTACGGTTGTAATTAACgaattgattgaaagttgcaaaatcgacaaggacttgaaggtcTTGGACAAGCCCGGTTTGGAGCTTTTGGAGTCGTTAGTATACCCATTCATCAAATCGTACATGATTTGTACCACCAACATTATTGAATTTATGGAACCACACGCACAGATTTCAGAAGAACTCCTCATCAACGACCAGCTAAATGACTTCCCCGATAccaagaaattgttgaaactgATTCAGAAAAATGCCCACACGCTTGACTACGAGTCAATCAACAAGCAGTACTTGTTAAGCTGCCTCTACTATTTGAACCATTTGGGATTGATTaagattttcaagaacaaatcGAAGACAGTAGCATACGTCAAGATCGAAAATAAAAAGGATTTGGACATGTTGAACGAGTTTCTCCAGACCTTGTTCAACCAGGAAGAGCATACTTTAGACATGGACTACATGGTGGATATAATTGATAAAACTACCACCCGGGCTATTAAATTGTAG